A region from the Terriglobales bacterium genome encodes:
- a CDS encoding response regulator transcription factor: MLKVILADNQAIFRTGAAKVLAVEDDLRIVAQAQDAAQMQMALERFRPQVLVCASEFASDLATLVKETGRTRTRLVLVIENGEETKPFLAQGVQGVVYRSITGEALSQCVRAVAKGGTWVQDTKAAAIAAENDMVGARVRDRLTPRELHVVALIVQGFKNKEIASRLGTTEQVIKNYLRNVYDKVGVSDRLELALFTIHHRILAEAAAAIAEDKQ; the protein is encoded by the coding sequence ATGCTGAAAGTCATCCTCGCCGACAACCAGGCCATCTTCCGCACCGGCGCCGCCAAGGTGCTGGCGGTCGAAGACGACCTGCGCATCGTGGCCCAGGCGCAAGACGCCGCCCAGATGCAGATGGCGCTGGAGCGTTTCCGCCCGCAGGTGCTGGTCTGCGCCTCGGAGTTCGCCAGTGACCTGGCGACGCTAGTTAAAGAGACCGGCCGTACCCGCACCCGCCTCGTCCTGGTGATTGAGAACGGCGAGGAGACCAAGCCCTTTCTGGCGCAGGGCGTGCAAGGTGTCGTTTACCGCAGCATCACCGGCGAGGCCCTCTCGCAGTGCGTGCGCGCCGTGGCCAAGGGCGGCACCTGGGTGCAGGACACCAAGGCCGCCGCCATCGCCGCCGAGAATGACATGGTCGGCGCCCGCGTCCGCGACCGCTTGACCCCGCGTGAGCTGCACGTGGTCGCGCTCATCGTTCAAGGATTTAAGAACAAGGAGATCGCCAGCCGCCTGGGCACCACCGAGCAGGTGATCAAAAACTACCTGCGCAACGTGTATGACAAAGTGGGCGTTTCGGACCGCCTGGAGCTGGCGCTGTTCACCATCCACCACCGCATCCTGGCCGAAGCCGCCGCCGCCATCGCAGAAGATAAACAATAA